From the genome of Streptomyces sp. NBC_01304:
AGCATGGCAGGTGAACTCTCATCGGAAGAGGGCGTCCAACAATCGATCATGCAAGGCACCCACGAGGGCCTAGCAGCCGCGCGAGCCCGCGGTGAGCGGATCGGCCGGCCACCCGCCATGACGGAGGAACAGATCCGTCACGCCCGCGGCCTGCTGACCGACCCGGAGAACACCATCACTTCGATTGCGAAGTTGCTGGGCGTCTCACGTACGACGCTGTACAAGTACGTTCCGGAACTCGCGGTCGGGCGTGACTCGCTCATT
Proteins encoded in this window:
- a CDS encoding helix-turn-helix domain-containing protein, with amino-acid sequence MQGTHEGLAAARARGERIGRPPAMTEEQIRHARGLLTDPENTITSIAKLLGVSRTTLYKYVPELAVGRDSLIPSARPAALPAVE